One genomic segment of Vulpes lagopus strain Blue_001 chromosome 9, ASM1834538v1, whole genome shotgun sequence includes these proteins:
- the LOC121498978 gene encoding basic proline-rich protein-like, with protein METIIGGDQRLRHPWDTDPKVEPTESEALFQVPASLLQAGEGKVQAQPSQLGDQVGGQDGAAEPGRRLQPPGGRPARAQGGREGGKDPLKLPHRSSEREPGGRAEKPGVASAQAATGTEAPRQPGWGALAVPEVNEAAQPGAPRHPAEHPRAWPPGPAGAAPPGGGLPAASLTRHGRPRPAPPPPLPRGLHGPSGAEPRSPPPRRPAARLPAWPEPEARPTPGPRLAGLSPRRPRDAALPTWPAGRRNHQSAGTSAAPAPGAPRAPRPPPPRAPEVRAAPSAAQPAGSRPPLPPPRAPLGAAGAGPAPGPRHGNAILPARAAHSRKPRRPTGRPPRRGRRGRREAGGRGRQSRGPREGFRLPALGF; from the exons ATGGAGACGATCATTGGTGGAGACCAAAGACTCAGACATCCCTGGGACACAGATCCCAAGGTGGAGCCCACAGAATCCGAAGCGCTCTTCCAGGTGCCCGCCAGCCTCCTGCAGGCAGGAGAGGGCAAAGTCCAGGCGCAGCCCAGCCAGCTGGGAGACCAGGTGGGAGGCCAGGACGGAGCAGCAGAGCCGGGGAGGAGGCTCCAGCCACCAGGAGGAAGGCCAGCCCgtgcacagggagggagggagggagggaaggaccCCCTAAAGCTTCCGCACCGCAGCTCCGAGCGAgagcctgggggcagggctgagaAGCCCGGCGTGGCCTCTGCGCAGGCTGCTACGGGCACCGAGGCCCCTCGACAGCCCGGCTGGGGCGCCCTCGCGGTCCCTGAAGTGAACGAGGCAGCGCAGCCAGGAGCACCCCGGCACCCAGCGGAGCACCCACGGGCCTGGCCGCCGGGCCCGGCAGGGGCTGCACCCCCGGGAGGCGGCCTTCCTGCGGCGTCGCTAACCCGGCACGGCcgtccgcgccccgcgccgcctccgcccctgccccggggcctgcaCGGCCCCAGCGGCGCGGAGCCACGCTCGCCTCCCCCGAGACGCCCGGCCGCCCGGCTCCCCGCCTGGCCCGAGCCCGAAGCCCGCCCGACGCCCGGGCCCCGCCTCGCCGGCCtgagcccccgccgcccgcgggaCGCCGCGCTGCCTACCTGGCCCGCAGGTCGCAGGAACCACCAGTCCGCAGGCACGTCGGCCGCGCCCGCCCCGGGGgcaccccgcgccccccgccctcccccgccgcgGGCCCCGGAAGTCCGCGCCGCACCTTCCGCCGCGCAGCCGGCCGGATCCCGGCCACcgctcccgccgccccgcgctCCTCTGGGCGCCGCGGGGGCGGGTCCCGCGCCCGGCCCTCGCCATGGCAACGCTATACTTCCGGCCCGCGCGGCCCACAGCCGGAAGCCGCGGCGCCCCACggga CGGCCTCCGAGGCGCGGGAGGCGCGGGAGGCGCGAGGCGGGCGGGAGGGGCCGGCAGTCCCGAGGCCCTCGGGAGGGCTTCCGTCTCCCCGCCCTGGGCTTTTAG